One Leucobacter muris DNA segment encodes these proteins:
- a CDS encoding D-2-hydroxyacid dehydrogenase produces the protein MTGTPRGVDTETSVLLLVQHEPPPDLDELRRLCRVEIGEGARLREQLTEHRVLYIWDYFWDRQTDELREAWPDHAAIEWAHIANVGVDKIDFPELRSSLRLLSNAAGVYERPIAEYVLAAHLFFAKRLRRIDSLQRARTWHRIETRPIAGGVATIVGAGPIGREIARLLEAVGMGVRLVGRTARTEPGGLRIAAAAELADLAAESDLLVLAAPLTDETRHMTGAEELRALGDRGVLVNVGRGELVDDTALTAALASRSIAGAALDVFSEEPLAARSPYWGYDNCLVSSHLSGAVDGWKSRLAGVFSENLRRFVGDEQLENLVPSRRGASS, from the coding sequence GTGACGGGGACACCGAGAGGCGTCGACACCGAGACGAGTGTGCTGCTGCTCGTGCAGCATGAACCGCCGCCCGACCTCGACGAGCTCCGGAGGCTGTGCAGAGTCGAGATCGGCGAGGGCGCACGTCTGCGCGAGCAGCTGACCGAGCACCGCGTCCTCTACATCTGGGACTACTTCTGGGATCGGCAGACGGACGAGCTCCGCGAGGCGTGGCCGGACCACGCGGCGATCGAGTGGGCGCACATCGCCAATGTCGGCGTCGACAAGATCGACTTCCCCGAGCTGCGCTCGAGCCTACGGCTGTTGAGCAACGCCGCAGGCGTCTACGAGCGTCCGATCGCCGAGTACGTCCTCGCGGCGCACCTCTTCTTCGCGAAACGGCTGCGCCGCATCGACTCCCTGCAACGAGCGCGCACCTGGCACCGGATCGAGACGCGACCGATAGCGGGCGGCGTCGCGACGATCGTCGGGGCGGGGCCGATCGGGCGCGAGATCGCCCGACTGCTCGAAGCCGTGGGGATGGGCGTGCGCCTCGTGGGACGGACGGCCCGGACGGAGCCGGGCGGACTCCGCATCGCCGCCGCCGCCGAACTCGCGGATCTCGCGGCCGAGTCCGACCTGCTCGTGCTCGCCGCACCGCTCACCGATGAGACCCGCCACATGACCGGTGCGGAGGAGCTGCGGGCACTCGGCGACCGCGGGGTGCTCGTGAACGTGGGGCGCGGCGAACTCGTCGACGACACGGCGCTCACCGCCGCGCTCGCCTCGCGGAGCATCGCCGGTGCCGCGCTCGACGTCTTCTCGGAAGAGCCGCTCGCGGCGCGGTCGCCGTACTGGGGTTACGACAACTGCCTGGTCTCGTCGCACCTCTCCGGGGCCGTTGACGGGTGGAAGTCCCGTCTCGCGGGCGTCTTCAGCGAGAACCTCCGTCGATTTGTCGGCGACGAGCAGCTCGAGAACCTCGTCCCGTCCCGCCGCGGAGCGTCGTCGTGA
- a CDS encoding ABC transporter permease, which produces MPGWVLLVAPVLAILLALYVLPVASIFTESFLVDGKVSLGNYTGFFGTEQYVGILLRTFLFALVATLLCGVLAYPYAFLLTRVTGRLKIVLVALVLVPFWTSMLARTYAWLVLLQDNGPVQAFLQSLGITVPLLRSPAGVLIGMVQILLPFMVLPLYNTMSGIDRRLLHAAETLGANKLKAFVKVYFPLSLPGLMSGGIIVYVLSLGFYVTPAILGSPQTSLLSQLIVQEISQRLDWGSAGAMSVILVVLTLAFLALAARFLNLRSIFSNSEGDR; this is translated from the coding sequence ATGCCCGGCTGGGTTCTCCTCGTGGCACCGGTGCTGGCGATCCTGCTCGCGCTCTACGTGCTGCCGGTGGCGAGCATCTTCACTGAGTCGTTCCTCGTGGACGGCAAGGTGTCACTCGGCAACTACACCGGTTTCTTCGGCACCGAGCAGTACGTGGGCATCCTGCTGCGCACCTTTCTCTTCGCGCTCGTGGCTACCCTGCTCTGCGGCGTGCTGGCCTACCCCTACGCCTTTCTCCTCACGCGGGTCACGGGCCGTCTGAAGATCGTCCTCGTCGCGCTCGTGCTCGTGCCGTTCTGGACGAGCATGCTCGCGCGAACCTACGCGTGGCTCGTGCTGCTGCAGGACAACGGGCCGGTGCAGGCGTTCCTGCAGAGCCTCGGCATCACGGTACCGCTCCTGCGCAGTCCGGCCGGTGTGCTCATCGGCATGGTGCAGATCCTGCTGCCCTTCATGGTGCTGCCGCTCTACAACACCATGTCCGGGATCGACCGCCGCCTCCTCCACGCCGCCGAGACCCTCGGCGCGAACAAGCTGAAGGCGTTCGTGAAGGTGTACTTCCCGCTCTCCCTGCCGGGGCTGATGTCGGGCGGCATCATCGTCTACGTGCTGTCGCTCGGCTTCTACGTGACGCCGGCGATCCTCGGATCGCCGCAGACCTCGCTGCTGTCGCAGCTCATCGTGCAGGAGATCTCGCAGCGGCTCGACTGGGGCAGCGCGGGCGCGATGTCCGTGATCCTCGTGGTGCTCACACTCGCGTTCCTCGCCCTCGCGGCCAGGTTCTTGAACCTGCGGAGCATCTTCTCGAATTCGGAAGGGGATCGATAG
- a CDS encoding alpha/beta fold hydrolase, whose protein sequence is MMLQEGFSAGYVDSANGPVHYLEHGDGRPILMLHQGGSSSREFVSIARRLDGWRAVMPDIPDHGNSAECDEPSIERYAASIRDLVDALGISRLVLFGHHFGGVVAAELAVLLGSRVEHLILSNTPYVDEHARGLRKGEAPRSYVATRDDGSHLTELWASRMGLYGGDAALSNRFIAENLLLGERVERAHAAVAAYRMEDRFPEYAGGLTFIHGAADPYISIEIEHALDRYRPDRLVTLPRGGVALVDQCDDDVAAVIRETAR, encoded by the coding sequence ATGATGCTGCAGGAAGGTTTCTCAGCGGGATACGTCGATTCGGCGAACGGTCCCGTCCACTATCTCGAGCACGGCGACGGCCGGCCGATACTGATGCTCCATCAGGGAGGGAGCTCGTCCCGCGAGTTCGTGTCGATCGCCCGGCGCCTCGACGGCTGGCGAGCGGTGATGCCGGACATTCCGGACCACGGCAACTCGGCGGAGTGCGACGAACCCTCGATCGAGCGGTACGCGGCGAGCATCCGCGACCTGGTCGACGCACTGGGAATCAGCCGGCTCGTGCTCTTCGGGCACCACTTCGGCGGCGTCGTCGCCGCGGAACTCGCGGTGCTGCTCGGCAGCCGCGTCGAGCACCTGATCCTCTCGAACACCCCCTATGTCGACGAGCATGCGCGCGGCCTCCGGAAGGGCGAGGCGCCGAGGTCGTACGTCGCGACGAGGGACGACGGATCGCATCTGACGGAGCTGTGGGCATCGCGTATGGGGCTGTATGGGGGCGACGCCGCCCTCTCGAACCGCTTCATCGCCGAGAACCTGCTGCTGGGCGAGCGAGTGGAGCGGGCCCACGCCGCCGTCGCCGCCTACCGGATGGAGGACCGGTTCCCGGAGTATGCGGGAGGACTCACCTTCATACACGGGGCCGCCGATCCGTACATCTCCATCGAGATCGAGCACGCCCTCGACCGCTACCGGCCCGACCGGCTCGTCACCCTCCCCCGGGGAGGCGTGGCGCTCGTCGACCAGTGCGACGACGACGTCGCGGCCGTCATCAGGGAGACGGCGCGGTGA
- a CDS encoding LysR family transcriptional regulator, with product MSNGDFTLKQLGYFLAVARYGSVTAAANAVDLSQSAMSNAIAELERSLGVQLLVRQVARGMFLTAAGELLVAKASRLLEDAEEVSAQVRSSSMLLKGPLRIGCYTSLVSTVLSAVLPGYMRRFPDVEVELREGSEDELLSWLRTGECDLLITYRVDLPADVTFTPIVTLRSYVLVSAEHPITRSSERALRELADTPFIMLDLPPSAEFFHGILNLVGISKSPRIRTRSTDVVRALVAENLGFTILTQPRLGLKDDHLTGRLRAFHLEEEVPTVDVGLARLASHVPTRRATEFQRVLEAVLPEQLTASEELFI from the coding sequence ATGTCCAACGGAGACTTCACGCTCAAGCAGCTCGGCTACTTCCTGGCGGTGGCCCGCTACGGCTCGGTGACGGCGGCCGCGAACGCGGTCGACCTTTCGCAGTCGGCCATGTCGAACGCGATCGCGGAGCTGGAGCGCAGCCTCGGGGTCCAGCTCCTCGTGAGGCAGGTGGCGCGCGGAATGTTCCTCACCGCCGCGGGTGAGCTGCTCGTCGCCAAGGCCAGCCGGCTGCTCGAGGACGCGGAGGAGGTGTCGGCGCAGGTGAGATCGAGTTCGATGCTGTTGAAGGGGCCGCTGCGCATCGGCTGCTACACCTCTCTCGTGTCGACCGTGCTCTCGGCGGTGCTGCCCGGATACATGAGGCGGTTCCCGGACGTGGAGGTGGAGCTGCGAGAGGGATCGGAGGACGAGCTGCTCTCGTGGCTGCGCACCGGAGAGTGCGACCTGCTCATCACCTATCGTGTGGATCTTCCCGCTGACGTGACCTTCACGCCGATCGTCACCCTGCGCTCGTACGTGCTGGTCTCAGCCGAGCACCCCATCACGCGGTCGAGCGAGAGGGCGCTCCGCGAGCTCGCGGACACCCCCTTCATCATGCTGGATCTTCCCCCCTCGGCCGAGTTCTTCCACGGGATCCTGAATCTCGTCGGAATCAGCAAGAGTCCGAGGATCCGCACGCGGAGCACGGATGTGGTGCGCGCGCTGGTGGCCGAGAACCTGGGCTTCACCATCCTGACCCAGCCGAGGCTCGGACTGAAGGACGACCACCTGACCGGCCGCCTCCGGGCCTTCCACCTCGAGGAAGAGGTGCCGACGGTCGACGTCGGACTCGCCAGGCTGGCGTCCCACGTGCCCACCCGGCGCGCCACCGAGTTCCAGAGGGTGCTCGAAGCCGTGCTCCCCGAGCAGCTCACCGCCTCGGAAGAGCTGTTCATCTGA
- a CDS encoding ABC transporter permease, giving the protein MSRRSYIVLGILVVLIAVFLVLPGLTVIPMSFNGARTMRFPPETWSLTWYENFFTNRVWVRSLMSSLLVAFLAAVLATIAGTCAAFALVRHRFRGKSLVAGLLLAPLATPVVILGLGDYALFLKWGITGTPLGFVLAYTVISIPYVVITVSAVLVGIQREFELAASVLGASKPSVFFKITLPLLLPGVLAGFLFAFVTAFDETVIAIFLSEPRFRTLPVTMYSSMTREVDPTIASASAIIMLMTTAVLVLYVVATRKKKGASA; this is encoded by the coding sequence ATGTCCAGGCGTTCATACATCGTGCTCGGCATCCTCGTGGTGCTCATCGCCGTCTTTCTCGTCCTGCCCGGGCTGACCGTCATCCCGATGTCGTTCAACGGAGCGCGCACGATGCGCTTCCCGCCCGAGACGTGGAGCCTCACCTGGTACGAGAACTTCTTCACGAACCGGGTGTGGGTGCGCTCCCTCATGAGCTCGCTGCTGGTGGCGTTCCTCGCCGCGGTGCTCGCGACGATCGCCGGCACCTGCGCCGCGTTCGCGCTCGTGAGGCACCGGTTCCGCGGCAAGTCCCTGGTCGCGGGACTCCTGCTCGCCCCGCTCGCCACCCCCGTCGTGATCCTCGGTCTCGGGGACTACGCCCTGTTCCTCAAATGGGGGATCACGGGCACCCCGCTCGGTTTCGTGCTCGCCTACACCGTCATCTCCATCCCCTACGTGGTGATCACGGTGTCTGCGGTGCTCGTGGGCATCCAGCGCGAGTTCGAACTGGCGGCCTCTGTGCTGGGAGCCTCCAAGCCGTCGGTGTTCTTCAAGATCACGCTCCCGCTGCTGCTGCCCGGGGTGCTCGCCGGGTTCCTGTTCGCCTTCGTCACCGCGTTCGACGAGACCGTGATCGCGATCTTCCTGAGCGAACCCCGGTTCCGCACGCTGCCGGTGACCATGTACTCGTCGATGACGCGCGAGGTCGACCCGACCATCGCGTCGGCCTCCGCAATCATCATGCTGATGACCACAGCCGTGCTCGTGCTGTACGTCGTCGCGACTCGGAAGAAGAAAGGTGCTTCGGCATGA
- a CDS encoding ABC transporter ATP-binding protein, translating to MTSSGAQVELVSISKSFKSSGTAVASVDLNIGAGEFVTLLGPSGSGKTTTLNMIAGFIDPDEGSVRLDGVDVVSTPVHKRDIGMVFQQFSLFPHMTVGENIAFPLKERGMKRAQVAEAVESVLEKVNLAGYANRKPQELSGGQQQRAAIARAIVFGPRLLLMDEPLSALDKKLREHLQLEIKRIQRDLGVTCVFVTHDQEEALLLSDRIVVFNEGEVVQVGTPAEVYAHPSERFVAEFLGDSNLFDGTLGTDDDGARTLGCDEGVFPVATGHADGAACLLLRPEVIELSPSRTAGVRPQIRCVVEDSDYFGPVTKYWVRSETGRMLHVRQTQDPESFLPVGAEVFLSWDPARGHILAGQ from the coding sequence ATGACATCATCAGGAGCCCAGGTCGAGCTGGTGTCGATCTCCAAGAGCTTCAAGAGCTCGGGAACCGCGGTCGCGTCGGTCGACTTGAACATCGGAGCCGGAGAGTTCGTGACGCTTCTGGGCCCGAGCGGTTCGGGGAAGACGACCACTCTCAACATGATCGCCGGCTTCATCGACCCCGACGAGGGGTCGGTGCGACTCGACGGCGTCGACGTCGTGTCGACGCCCGTGCACAAGCGGGACATCGGCATGGTGTTCCAGCAGTTCTCCCTCTTCCCCCATATGACCGTGGGTGAGAACATCGCGTTCCCGCTGAAGGAGAGGGGCATGAAGCGCGCTCAGGTCGCCGAGGCGGTCGAGAGCGTGCTCGAGAAGGTGAATCTGGCGGGGTACGCGAACCGCAAACCGCAGGAGCTGTCGGGCGGCCAGCAGCAGAGGGCCGCCATAGCGCGGGCCATCGTGTTCGGCCCGCGGCTCCTGCTCATGGACGAGCCGCTCAGCGCGCTCGACAAGAAGCTCCGCGAGCATCTGCAGCTCGAGATCAAGCGCATCCAGCGCGATCTCGGCGTCACCTGCGTCTTCGTGACCCACGACCAGGAGGAGGCGCTGCTGCTCTCCGACCGGATCGTCGTCTTCAACGAGGGGGAGGTGGTGCAGGTGGGCACCCCCGCGGAGGTGTACGCGCATCCCTCGGAGCGCTTCGTGGCGGAGTTCCTCGGAGACTCGAACCTCTTCGACGGCACGCTCGGCACCGACGACGACGGTGCGCGAACGCTCGGGTGCGACGAGGGGGTCTTCCCCGTCGCCACCGGGCATGCGGATGGAGCGGCCTGCCTGCTGCTGCGTCCGGAAGTCATCGAGCTCTCCCCGAGCCGGACGGCCGGAGTGCGGCCGCAGATCCGCTGCGTCGTCGAGGACAGCGACTACTTCGGCCCGGTCACGAAGTACTGGGTGAGGTCGGAGACCGGGCGCATGCTCCACGTGCGCCAGACGCAGGATCCCGAGAGCTTTCTCCCGGTGGGCGCTGAGGTGTTCCTCTCCTGGGATCCGGCGCGCGGCCACATCCTGGCCGGGCAGTGA